A single genomic interval of uncultured Desulfobulbus sp. harbors:
- a CDS encoding VWA domain-containing protein, protein MKKTLLLSALALSTTALLNSGAQAATSAAWISPPDGSSYCVGTAVTLTGQAAGQGQVGGSGLDLVLVMDSSGSMYTAGQIAQRNAALALVAALPQATTSVGIVQFDSYTSTVIGLTPLDGTNTAVNSAINSVDASGGTAIHAGVAQGASVLAGAADASRIQAMVVMSDGESDITSADNAADTAMASGKVDAIHSVGMGPYVSDAALKAVVNGVDDTYGNADDYGMYVGADLSALVGIFSGTSGNLVGLDHIDVTLPDGTVLADYATDGLGNFSLGYTLALGANLFRVDAYGDDGSTASAEWTLNGVRCDNPIPEPTTMLLFGVGLAGLAGVGRMRRS, encoded by the coding sequence ATGAAAAAGACTCTACTTCTCAGCGCACTCGCTCTTTCTACCACCGCGTTGCTCAACTCCGGTGCACAGGCTGCCACTTCCGCTGCATGGATTTCTCCGCCGGACGGCTCTTCGTACTGCGTTGGAACCGCTGTTACCTTGACCGGCCAGGCCGCTGGTCAGGGCCAAGTTGGCGGTAGCGGCCTTGACCTTGTCTTGGTCATGGATTCTTCCGGGAGCATGTATACCGCGGGACAGATCGCACAGCGGAATGCTGCCTTGGCACTTGTTGCTGCCCTTCCCCAGGCCACCACCTCTGTTGGTATCGTTCAATTTGATTCCTATACTTCCACCGTCATTGGGCTGACACCGCTTGACGGCACCAACACCGCGGTGAATAGCGCCATCAATAGCGTTGACGCATCCGGTGGAACTGCCATTCACGCTGGGGTTGCACAGGGAGCATCTGTCCTTGCAGGGGCAGCGGATGCCAGCAGGATCCAGGCCATGGTTGTCATGTCTGATGGTGAGTCAGATATAACTTCCGCTGACAATGCTGCCGACACAGCAATGGCTTCTGGAAAGGTAGATGCCATTCATTCCGTTGGAATGGGACCGTATGTCTCTGATGCTGCGTTGAAGGCGGTGGTCAATGGTGTTGACGATACTTATGGGAATGCTGACGATTACGGTATGTATGTCGGTGCAGATCTGAGTGCCTTGGTAGGCATCTTTTCCGGAACCAGCGGGAACCTGGTCGGGCTTGATCACATCGACGTTACCCTGCCTGATGGAACTGTCCTGGCTGACTATGCCACCGATGGTTTGGGCAACTTTTCCCTCGGCTACACGCTCGCATTGGGCGCCAATCTTTTCCGTGTGGATGCCTATGGTGATGATGGCTCCACGGCTTCTGCAGAGTGGACGCTCAACGGTGTTCGTTGCGACAACCCCATTCCTGAACCCACCACCATGTTACTCTTCGGGGTAGGACTTGCCGGGTTGGCTGGAGTTGGCAGAATGAGAAGATCCTGA
- the folP gene encoding dihydropteroate synthase has translation MKIMGILNVTPDSFSDGGKWLSQVALEKRIHQLISEGADIIDVGGESTRPFAEPVSADEELQRVIPAIRKIREMSGIPISIDTTKALVAKESIAAGATMINDISALRHDPAMIEVVQSFSGQVVLMHMQGTPGNMQVNPQYFDVVAEVEAFFAERLQWLENQGVFRSRVILDPGIGFGKTMEHNLLLLRNIKVLRQIGSPLLVGHSRKSFLGQLLGVGVGERDFGTALISGWCLQQGASYVRVHNVAMTKQALTLQETLS, from the coding sequence ATGAAAATTATGGGCATTCTCAATGTCACTCCCGACTCCTTTTCCGATGGCGGCAAATGGTTGAGTCAGGTAGCGCTTGAAAAGCGTATCCATCAGTTGATCAGCGAAGGGGCCGATATCATCGATGTCGGCGGCGAATCCACCCGGCCCTTTGCCGAGCCGGTCAGCGCCGACGAAGAACTTCAACGAGTTATTCCGGCTATCCGGAAAATTCGTGAGATGAGCGGTATACCCATCTCCATCGATACCACCAAGGCCTTGGTCGCCAAGGAATCCATAGCCGCCGGGGCCACCATGATCAACGACATATCCGCCCTCCGCCATGATCCGGCTATGATCGAGGTGGTGCAATCGTTCTCCGGGCAGGTGGTGCTCATGCACATGCAGGGAACGCCGGGTAACATGCAAGTAAATCCTCAGTATTTTGATGTTGTTGCAGAGGTTGAGGCCTTCTTTGCAGAACGTTTGCAATGGCTTGAAAACCAAGGCGTCTTCCGATCGCGGGTTATTCTCGATCCGGGAATAGGATTTGGAAAAACCATGGAGCATAATCTTCTGCTCCTTCGAAATATTAAGGTTTTACGACAAATTGGCTCCCCTCTGCTTGTTGGTCATTCGAGAAAATCGTTTTTGGGACAGTTGTTGGGCGTTGGCGTTGGGGAACGCGACTTTGGCACAGCGTTAATTTCCGGATGGTGCCTGCAGCAGGGCGCCTCCTATGTACGGGTGCACAATGTTGCGATGACCAAACAGGCCCTTACCCTGCAGGAAACGTTGTCTTAG
- the ftsH gene encoding ATP-dependent zinc metalloprotease FtsH — translation MNTFYKNLSMWLVIGLTMILLFQLFNKPQSQSHSITYSEFWSSVEKGAINKVSIQGEEISGVGQDGRPFKTVAPDDAGLIPMLRDSDVDILVKKPEETPWYLTIFISWFPMLLLIGVWIFFMRQMQMGGKGGALSFGKTRAKLQGEGEVKVTFKDVAGIDEAKEELEEIIDFLRDPQKFTKLGGRIPKGVLLAGSPGTGKTLLARAIAGEAGVPFFTISGSDFVEMFVGVGASRVRDLFAQGKKHAPCIIFIDEIDAVGRHRGAGLGGGHDEREQTLNQLLVEMDGFEGNDGVIIIAATNRPDVLDPALLRPGRFDRQVVVPVPDVKGREKILEIYGKKTKLADDVDMAVIARGTPGFSGADLENLVNEAALMAARDNRDMVDAAMLERAKDKVMMGAERKSMIISPKEKEITAYHEAGHALVAKLLPGTDPIHKVTIIPRGRALGLTMQLPMDEKYTHAKGFLLNSIAILFGGRVAEKLVFDEITTGAGNDIERASQLARKMVCEWGMSEDLGPLAYGKKEEHIFLGREIAQHRDYSEDTAQKIDAAVKQIIIEANDRVTNLLQENMDILKAIADELLEKETIMLEDMERIINELRGGGEVIEAEETTVA, via the coding sequence TTGAATACCTTCTATAAAAACCTAAGCATGTGGCTGGTCATCGGGCTCACCATGATCCTGTTGTTCCAGCTGTTCAACAAGCCGCAGAGCCAGAGCCATTCCATCACCTACAGCGAATTCTGGTCAAGCGTGGAGAAGGGGGCGATCAACAAGGTCAGCATTCAGGGGGAAGAGATCTCCGGAGTGGGGCAGGATGGACGTCCCTTCAAGACCGTGGCCCCTGACGACGCCGGACTCATCCCCATGCTGAGGGATTCCGATGTTGATATCTTGGTGAAAAAACCTGAAGAAACCCCTTGGTATCTCACTATTTTCATTTCCTGGTTCCCGATGCTGCTCCTGATCGGTGTATGGATTTTTTTCATGCGTCAGATGCAGATGGGCGGCAAGGGCGGAGCACTTTCCTTCGGCAAGACCCGTGCAAAACTGCAGGGCGAGGGGGAGGTCAAGGTCACCTTCAAGGATGTGGCAGGTATCGACGAGGCCAAGGAAGAGCTTGAGGAAATCATCGATTTTCTCCGTGATCCACAAAAGTTCACCAAACTCGGCGGCCGCATTCCCAAAGGCGTGCTGCTCGCCGGATCTCCGGGAACCGGCAAGACCCTGCTTGCCCGGGCCATTGCCGGTGAGGCCGGCGTGCCCTTTTTCACCATTTCCGGTTCTGATTTTGTCGAGATGTTTGTCGGCGTGGGCGCCTCCCGGGTGCGTGATCTCTTCGCCCAGGGCAAAAAGCATGCGCCGTGCATCATCTTTATCGACGAGATCGATGCAGTGGGCCGTCATCGCGGCGCCGGTCTGGGCGGCGGCCATGACGAGCGCGAGCAGACCCTGAACCAGCTGTTGGTTGAGATGGACGGCTTTGAAGGCAATGACGGGGTGATTATCATCGCCGCCACCAACCGCCCCGATGTCCTCGATCCGGCTCTGCTTCGCCCCGGTCGATTCGACCGTCAGGTGGTAGTTCCGGTGCCGGATGTCAAAGGCCGGGAAAAGATTCTCGAGATTTACGGCAAAAAGACCAAGCTGGCCGATGACGTCGACATGGCGGTCATTGCCCGCGGTACGCCCGGATTCTCCGGCGCTGATCTGGAGAACCTGGTCAACGAGGCGGCCTTGATGGCCGCTCGAGATAACAGGGACATGGTCGACGCGGCCATGCTCGAGCGGGCCAAGGACAAGGTGATGATGGGCGCCGAGCGCAAGTCCATGATCATCAGCCCCAAGGAAAAGGAGATCACCGCCTATCACGAGGCCGGTCATGCCCTGGTGGCCAAGCTCCTGCCCGGCACCGATCCGATCCACAAGGTGACCATCATTCCCCGCGGCAGGGCCCTCGGCCTGACCATGCAGCTGCCCATGGATGAAAAATACACCCATGCCAAGGGCTTCCTCCTTAACTCGATCGCCATTCTCTTTGGCGGCCGGGTGGCGGAAAAACTGGTCTTTGACGAGATCACCACCGGCGCGGGCAACGATATCGAGCGGGCCAGCCAGTTGGCGCGCAAGATGGTTTGCGAATGGGGCATGAGCGAAGACCTTGGGCCGCTCGCCTACGGCAAGAAGGAGGAGCATATCTTCCTCGGGCGCGAGATAGCCCAGCATCGCGACTACAGTGAAGACACCGCCCAAAAGATCGATGCCGCGGTCAAACAGATCATCATCGAGGCCAATGATCGGGTGACCAATCTGCTCCAGGAGAACATGGATATTCTCAAGGCCATTGCCGACGAACTGTTGGAAAAAGAAACCATCATGCTCGAGGATATGGAACGAATTATTAATGAGTTACGTGGTGGCGGCGAGGTCATCGAGGCCGAGGAAACTACGGTCGCATAA